One Schistocerca cancellata isolate TAMUIC-IGC-003103 chromosome 1, iqSchCanc2.1, whole genome shotgun sequence genomic region harbors:
- the LOC126183763 gene encoding craniofacial development protein 2-like, translating to MPRTFGGDGVPPLTDKPGTPKIRLGKQMVMRWGAININGGYSGKKVELVEAASKMGLDVLAVSDTRVRGEKEEEVGEYKVYLSGVKAGIAQWGVGLYIRKEMEPSVVAIRYVNERLMWIDLTVSSKKIRIVSVYSHCEGTDQDKMDSFYEALSDVVVRVKDKDSVLLMGDFNARIGNRTEGYEKVMGKFGEGMEANINGKQLLDFCASMGLVITNSFFKHKNIHRYTWEGRGTRSVIDNIITDQEFRKAVRDTRVQGIL from the coding sequence atgcctcggacctttggaggtgacggagtcccacctctaactgacaaaccagggactcctaagatacgacttggcaaacaaatggtaatgagatggggagctattaatatcaatgggggctactctgggaagaaggtagagctggtagaggctgcaagtaagatggggctggacgttttagctgttagtgacactcgggtaaggggtgagaaagaagaggaagtgggagaatacaaggtctacctgtcaggcgtcaaagcaggaatagcacaatggggtgtagggctttacatcaggaaagaaatggagcccagcgtagttgcaataaggtatgtaaacgaacgactgatgtggatagatttgacagtgtctagcaagaaaattaggattgtgtcagtatattcgcattgtgaagggacagatcaagataagatggatagtttttatgaggcactcagtgatgtagttgttagagtaaaggacaaggacagtgttctgctcatgggtgattttaacgccaggattggaaatcgaacagaagggtatgaaaaggttatgggtaaatttggagagggtatggaggccaacataaacgggaaacaactcttggatttctgtgccagtatgggcttagtaatcacaaactccttttttaaacataagaacattcaccggtatacttgggaaggcaggggaaccagatctgtcattgacaatataataacagatcaggaattcaggaaggctgtgagggacacacgtgttcaggggattctttga